One window from the genome of Candidatus Poribacteria bacterium encodes:
- the bioD gene encoding dethiobiotin synthase — protein sequence MRIIEHSMTQGIFVTGTGTEIGKTVIAGGFAASLKEAGTNVGVMKPISTGDTADAQFLKHAAQIDDELSAINPIFLRHPLAPSVAARIEEKEINLSDIESAFAALQRKYNFLIVEGVGGIAVPILDDFLVAHLINTLQLPILIVAQVGLGTLNHTLLTVGFARQFNIQIAGIVLNGLRPEIAGLAEATNPLEIERLTDVPVIGVVPYEKKLGTAYPDLTFLAEFMNQHIAWRKLGIL from the coding sequence TTGCGTATAATCGAACACAGTATGACACAAGGCATCTTCGTTACAGGTACAGGAACAGAAATCGGGAAAACCGTTATCGCGGGTGGGTTCGCTGCATCCCTCAAAGAAGCCGGGACAAACGTCGGCGTGATGAAGCCCATCAGCACAGGCGATACCGCTGATGCTCAGTTCCTCAAACACGCCGCTCAGATTGATGACGAACTTTCCGCAATCAACCCTATCTTCCTCCGACATCCGTTGGCACCGTCCGTGGCAGCGCGGATCGAAGAGAAAGAAATCAATCTCTCAGACATCGAGTCGGCTTTCGCAGCACTTCAACGGAAATACAACTTTCTCATCGTGGAAGGGGTCGGAGGGATCGCAGTGCCGATTCTGGACGACTTCCTTGTGGCACATCTCATCAATACACTGCAATTGCCGATACTCATCGTCGCGCAGGTCGGATTGGGCACCCTGAATCATACACTCCTGACTGTCGGGTTCGCGAGGCAGTTCAACATCCAAATTGCTGGGATCGTCCTCAACGGCTTGCGTCCAGAGATCGCGGGACTCGCTGAAGCGACAAACCCGTTGGAAATTGAACGGTTGACGGATGTGCCAGTGATAGGGGTCGTCCCTTATGAAAAGAAGTTAGGGACGGCTTATCCAGATTTAACGTTTTTAGCAGAATTCATGAACCAGCATATCGCATGGCGGAAATTAGGAATACTTTGA
- a CDS encoding WYL domain-containing protein, with the protein MGYSDGRKQLRRILSLIDRLEKTTRGIKVRELARLYDVDMTRIYEDLKVIGDFYELKKDRGSYWIEATRPLRWPRIDSEEAQVLELVITASPLAKEQRFEASLKRVLEKLDTSLAEHIQSKLEKDGPAQLERVNNSDVVKEPLHLSENVEPYGRDSDNDVEEHFRVLEEALYEQKAVRAAYRPGGKMESVRHVLHPYAIFFRRSDWYLEARSNLSENTSLTFKILRFQSVTLTDETFEMPADFSLSEDLASRWELFSGEPLSVTLKIAAHKAYLVTEKERHRSQEIIERCSDGSVIVRYEVPKEEFTFWVLSLGDAVEVLEPPEFRSEFQEIVRRMHNVYSGNLEGV; encoded by the coding sequence ATGGGCTATAGTGATGGTAGGAAACAGCTACGGCGTATCTTGAGCCTAATCGATCGTCTCGAAAAAACAACACGTGGTATTAAGGTACGAGAGTTAGCAAGACTCTATGACGTTGATATGACGCGTATCTATGAGGATCTGAAAGTTATCGGAGATTTCTACGAACTGAAAAAGGATAGGGGTTCCTATTGGATTGAGGCAACCCGTCCACTGCGCTGGCCCCGTATCGACTCGGAAGAAGCACAGGTTCTGGAATTAGTGATTACGGCTTCGCCGCTTGCAAAAGAACAGCGTTTTGAGGCATCTCTCAAAAGGGTTTTGGAAAAACTTGACACGTCCCTTGCTGAACACATCCAATCAAAATTAGAGAAGGATGGTCCCGCGCAACTTGAGCGTGTCAACAACAGCGATGTGGTTAAGGAGCCTCTCCATCTCTCTGAGAATGTAGAGCCCTATGGGCGTGATAGTGATAATGACGTTGAGGAACATTTTCGTGTTTTGGAGGAGGCACTTTACGAACAAAAGGCGGTTCGGGCGGCGTATCGACCGGGTGGCAAAATGGAGTCTGTGAGACATGTCCTTCATCCGTACGCCATCTTTTTCCGGAGATCGGATTGGTATCTTGAGGCACGTTCCAATTTATCCGAGAACACATCGCTGACTTTCAAAATCCTGCGTTTCCAAAGCGTGACGCTAACAGATGAAACCTTTGAAATGCCTGCGGACTTTTCATTGTCCGAGGATTTGGCTTCTCGATGGGAACTCTTTAGCGGGGAACCGCTCAGCGTAACGCTCAAGATTGCCGCGCACAAGGCGTATCTCGTTACGGAAAAGGAACGCCATCGGTCGCAAGAGATTATAGAACGATGTTCAGATGGATCGGTGATTGTCCGTTATGAGGTGCCGAAAGAGGAATTTACGTTTTGGGTGTTGAGTCTTGGGGATGCAGTAGAAGTACTTGAACCACCCGAATTTCGATCAGAATTTCAGGAGATTGTGCGTAGGATGCATAATGTCTATTCTGGAAATTTGGAAGGGGTGTAG
- a CDS encoding DUF3800 domain-containing protein — protein MLRKLGSIEVKRIDLWVDESGQDTRGKLFIVAGAVVAAENRDEARQFYASLEKISGKGKVKWAAADKNKRLTYLHTAIQEAAALDVTLFYSEFHQTTDYDGATVEGIARIVHKLHRSASRIYVHVDGLTESKCSDYRVRLRRLGCRRVRDVRGIRKRQNEPLIRLADALAGGIGASRKHQNSQLAGLLSQAEKDGILVKL, from the coding sequence ATGTTGAGAAAACTTGGATCAATAGAAGTGAAACGAATCGATCTCTGGGTCGATGAGTCTGGGCAAGACACAAGAGGTAAATTGTTCATTGTCGCGGGGGCAGTAGTGGCTGCAGAAAATAGAGATGAGGCACGCCAATTCTATGCCTCCCTAGAAAAAATCTCGGGCAAAGGCAAGGTCAAATGGGCAGCTGCAGACAAAAATAAGCGTTTAACTTACCTACATACCGCAATCCAAGAAGCCGCTGCTCTTGATGTCACGCTCTTCTACAGCGAATTCCATCAAACAACGGATTATGACGGCGCAACAGTTGAAGGTATTGCAAGAATAGTCCATAAACTACACCGTTCCGCTTCTCGCATATACGTCCATGTTGATGGACTCACCGAATCTAAATGCAGCGATTACAGGGTTCGCTTGCGAAGGTTAGGGTGTCGTCGTGTTAGAGATGTGAGGGGAATTAGAAAAAGACAAAACGAGCCGCTCATAAGATTAGCAGATGCTCTAGCCGGGGGTATAGGAGCATCGCGAAAACATCAGAATAGCCAACTTGCTGGCCTTCTTTCACAAGCTGAGAAAGACGGAATTCTTGTTAAACTTTAA
- the cas3 gene encoding type I-D CRISPR-associated helicase Cas3' translates to MNPIKVLPVYSKLSQSEPSADIPTGLSLREHQVKTFDAIRDPDVDVVFNTAVTGDGKSLAAYLPALVDNHRVLAMYPTNELIRDQRDQIETYCGLFSSNITPECMYSEHLYDLRAELELGSQAGAIEFLAEGHEVLLTNPDIFNLIANFKYMSEHQNPDRLLQTILNCYDVFLFDEFHIYDVSQVISVLTAMLYIIEQTRGTRDRKKFVFLSATPNPLLLECLKQSGLRYKIIEGDYRFENADEQRWSQICKPFTLHFHGIGRQTEAWIQSHYEEIANWFSENPGSRGAIIVDSVASAKRIVAFLTERHDAKEFPSVGEITGLTGKLDRKSAREKDLLVGTSTVDVGVDFKINYLIFEALNAGSWVQRLGRLGRHKGYKQDDGTKINFTSFVAHSLLPKYVAERIEAADIPEEVNKISLIDSMRNEEKDKRIFSPTNDFRNYQRSWGWLHPAHVINILGHPRLRDNYASLREQLTETYNNVFKLNIGERVKWYYKITQERPEIIENVVTHFRGETPFTCGILDQNDGEIKTYDLLWILRNAETEWINKHDFMEIAQARDIQPHRYKYVDVYLRLLKYRPEPERLRLRSNKAIFSRFSEDAYCKVKVRQGFQIDGNFQGINKINRLLKRKKLLCLIRKESVDKLRAYLRLPPLFGISRLIDSEGNPLSVIFFKDALLLQSLPYIWAGEE, encoded by the coding sequence ATGAACCCTATTAAAGTTTTACCTGTCTACTCTAAACTCTCTCAATCTGAACCAAGCGCGGACATACCAACAGGACTTTCTTTGCGAGAACACCAAGTTAAAACTTTTGATGCAATTCGAGATCCTGACGTTGATGTTGTCTTCAACACGGCAGTGACTGGTGATGGAAAGAGTCTTGCAGCGTATCTTCCCGCATTAGTTGACAATCACCGCGTTTTGGCAATGTATCCAACGAATGAGTTAATCCGTGACCAGCGTGATCAGATAGAAACTTATTGTGGTTTGTTCAGTAGCAATATTACACCAGAGTGCATGTACAGTGAGCACCTATATGATCTCCGCGCGGAATTGGAGTTAGGCAGCCAAGCGGGCGCGATAGAGTTTTTGGCAGAAGGACATGAAGTTTTACTCACAAACCCGGATATTTTCAACCTGATTGCCAACTTCAAATACATGAGCGAGCACCAAAACCCTGATCGGCTACTGCAGACTATCTTGAATTGTTACGATGTATTTCTGTTTGACGAATTTCATATCTATGACGTTTCACAGGTGATTTCTGTGTTAACTGCGATGTTGTACATCATTGAACAAACACGAGGGACGCGCGACCGGAAGAAATTTGTCTTTCTTTCTGCTACGCCAAACCCTCTGCTGTTAGAGTGTTTGAAGCAATCCGGGCTTCGGTATAAAATTATTGAAGGGGACTATCGTTTTGAAAATGCCGACGAACAGCGTTGGAGTCAGATTTGCAAACCTTTTACCCTTCACTTTCATGGAATTGGGCGGCAGACCGAGGCATGGATTCAGAGCCATTATGAGGAAATAGCGAACTGGTTTTCAGAAAATCCTGGGTCGCGCGGGGCAATCATTGTTGATTCAGTCGCATCGGCGAAACGTATTGTAGCATTTCTCACGGAACGTCACGATGCAAAAGAGTTTCCAAGTGTTGGGGAAATCACAGGCTTAACCGGAAAATTGGACAGAAAATCAGCACGGGAAAAAGATCTACTTGTCGGAACATCAACGGTTGATGTCGGCGTTGATTTCAAGATCAACTACCTCATTTTTGAAGCACTTAACGCGGGCTCATGGGTTCAACGTCTTGGGCGTCTTGGGAGGCACAAAGGGTATAAACAAGATGATGGTACGAAGATTAACTTTACCAGTTTTGTGGCACACTCCTTGCTCCCGAAGTATGTAGCCGAACGGATAGAAGCAGCTGATATTCCTGAAGAGGTCAACAAAATTTCGTTGATAGATTCCATGCGAAACGAAGAAAAAGATAAACGTATTTTCTCACCAACCAACGATTTTCGGAACTATCAACGCTCATGGGGTTGGCTACATCCTGCCCACGTCATTAATATATTGGGACACCCGCGGTTGCGTGATAATTACGCGTCGCTACGCGAACAACTAACAGAAACCTACAACAACGTCTTCAAGCTGAACATCGGTGAGCGAGTAAAGTGGTATTATAAAATCACGCAAGAGCGACCTGAAATCATTGAAAACGTTGTAACTCACTTTCGCGGTGAAACGCCCTTCACGTGTGGTATCCTTGATCAAAATGATGGTGAAATTAAAACCTATGATTTGCTATGGATTCTCAGGAATGCTGAGACTGAATGGATAAATAAGCACGATTTCATGGAAATCGCTCAAGCACGAGATATTCAACCTCATCGGTATAAGTATGTTGATGTCTATCTACGGTTGCTAAAGTATCGTCCTGAACCTGAACGACTGCGGCTACGCTCCAATAAGGCAATTTTCAGCAGATTTAGTGAAGACGCATATTGCAAAGTAAAAGTGCGTCAAGGCTTTCAGATTGATGGCAATTTCCAAGGCATTAACAAAATAAACCGTTTACTCAAGCGTAAAAAACTTTTGTGTCTGATCCGTAAAGAGTCAGTAGATAAATTGAGAGCCTATTTACGCCTACCACCACTTTTTGGCATTTCTCGCTTAATTGACTCCGAAGGGAATCCACTGAGTGTTATCTTTTTTAAAGACGCGCTCTTGTTACAATCGTTGCCCTACATTTGGGCAGGGGAGGAATAA